The sequence CTTAAAGCTTCAGAAAAAGAAGTAGTGGTTACGGTTTCAAACCTTTCGCTAAACCAAGTGGAATACAAATCTGTAAATGATTTTGAATATCAGGATTTTCTGGATTGGATTTGGATTTCTTCGAACTACACTCCATTTATGAGTCTAGCTAAAAAAGATGGTTGCGAATATGCCGATGGTGGTTTTGGAAGTATGGTTCCTATTGAAGAAGCCATAAACCGAGGTGCCACAACGGTCGACGTGATTATACTTGAAACAGAAGTGATGTATTACAATAGGCTCCCTTCAAAAAATGTGTTTTCGTTGCTGACCAATATGCATAGTTATATGGCAGACCGTATTGAAAAACAAAACATTCGCATTGGTAAGTTTGTGGCTGCCAATAAGGACGTTATTATCAATCTTTACTACACACCTACGGTGTTAACCACCAATTCCTTAATTTTTGATAAGGAAATGATGAAAAAATGGTGGGAACGTGGCTATGAATATGCATACCAAAAAAACGAAGAGCTGAACGAGATTCGGGTTATGGAGGATTGATTTTATACTTTTTCTTGTCCAAAAAGCATAGTAAAAGCTTAGGGGGAAATCCCCCAGGTTTTAAGTGTTTTCCCTGTATTTTTTTTGAAACTTGATATTAATTGGCTAATTATCAGTTGTTATGACGTATCTTTCCTTTAAGATTATGAATGTCCATTTTTAAATTAGCGCATTTGTAATTACATTTATACCTCAACCCTAAAATCTTTTAGTTATGACAACAAAAATGACCAACCGATTCTTGTTACTGATTTTTACTAGCTTGTTGTTTATTGCTTGTGAAAACCCAACTCACACCGAGCCACCTTATGAAGGCCCACCAAAGGACAATATAATTTCTGTTGAGCAAGCTCAGGAAATGTATGATGCTTATTCAGAAAGACGTTCTGGCATTATTCAAAAATACGAGGACAGCGTACTTCCAAGCCCAGAGAAATTTACACCCACACGTTACGCAGAGTATGACTTAAAAACCATAAAACAATACATTGCATACATAGAACACGAAGCAAAAGAAGCCAATGTAGATATTAACACATTGCGCTTTTATCTTTCCAATTACCCAAATAGCGATAAATTTCCGAATGGCGATGTAGTAAAATATCCAAGAAGAAATAGCTTTTTTGTAGTTCCTACAATGTCTTATAAAGGTGAAAACGTTGGGTTTTCAATTGAAGATATTGATGGAAAATATACAGCTGTACCATTAAAAGGGCGCAACTCGAATGAAGAAAGAACCCAAGATAATGATCAAACGGATTCTACTGGCCAAATGAATGAGGCTGGATTTTTTATGTCTAATAATGCTACAGTTGGTGAAACTACTAGTTTGATTTTAAATGATGGAACTATCACACCACCACCAGGAAATAATCCTTTTGATCATGGAAATTAAATACTAATCATTCTTGGAAACAATTTTATCTAATCTACAAACCATCTTTTTGGCTTTATATGTTATTGTATTTATTTTGTCGATTTTTAAATATCCGCTTTATAAAAACACACCTTTAAAGTTATTGCCGATAATTTTGTTTTTAAGCTTATTTGCAGAATTTTTCGGAAAGTTCATTAGCGAGACATATGATGTGCCAAATATTGTGATATTCAACATATATTACTTTTTTTATTTTACGTTGTTTTTTTACCTTTTTATGAAGGCTATTGAAGAAGTGAAATTCAAAAATTATATTAAAATAGGTATTGGAATTTTTTGGATATTTTATTTAGGTGATTTAATATTTACCGATATTATTAATGAATCTTTTACAAAATCCTACATTGCTGGTGCAGGAGTATTAATATTCAGTATAACACTTTATTATATAAGTATTTTGCAGTCATCATTAGTTCTGGTGGTTAGAAACGACCTATTGTTTTGGATAAGTGTTGGTTTGTTTTTGTTTTATATTGGGTATCTTCCAATCAAAATAATTCGTTCTTGGTATTATAATTTCAATAGTTTTTTTGAGCTTTTACAGCTTATTCAGTTTTCGCTCATTATCATTATGTATTTGTGCTTTTTGACAGGGTTTTTATGGATGAAAAAGAGGTCATAATAATAATGGCGATAGCCATTCCGGTAACGTTGGTTATTATTGTTATCGTTCTGTTCAGCGTTTTTTCCCGCAGGAAAAACCGGTTGCTTCGGGAACAAGCAGAGACCAAAAAAGCGTATGATCGGGAACTTGCAGAATCGCAAATAGAGATAAGAGAAGAAACCCTGAGAAACATAAGCTGGGAATTGCACGACAATATTGGTCAGCTAATGACCTTGGCAAAAATACAAGCCCAAATGTCATTAGAAAAACCAGAAATGATGCCAGAGGTTTGTGAAACTATTGGCTCAGGAATTGATGAGCTAAGGGCGCTTTCAAAATTGATAAATCCAGAAGCACTGAAAAGCCTTAGTTTAAAAGAAGCAGTGAGTCTGGAAATTGAACGGTTTAATAGATTGAAATTTATAGCGGCAAAATTAAAAGTTGTTGGAACTATAGCGCCAATAGAAGGAAATACCCAAATTATACTTTTTAGAATTTTGCAGGAGTTTTTTTCAAACACTATAAAGCATTCCAAAGCGGCATCTTTAAATGTTGTTCTTGATTATTCTGAAAAGCACCTAACCATATCAGCAATTGACGATGGAGTAGGGTTTTCAAAAGATGACGATTTTATGGGAATTGGTTTGAAAAATATGAAAACAAGAGCAAAACTTATCAATTCAACCTTAAGGATAGAGTCAACTAAAGGAGAAGGAACGTCGTTGCACTTAAAATATAACATGGTTTAATATATAAGCTTTCAATAATTTTAAATAGAAGATTCTAATGAAATATACAGTAGTAGTAGTTGACGATCATTTTTTACTCTCTCAGGCCATAGGGGGTTTGGTTCAGGATTTTGAAAACTTTGAAGTGCTTTATCTATGTAAAAATGGACAGGATCTTCTAGATAGATTGAAAGAGCCAAAAAACATCCCAGATTTGGTACTTATGGATATTAAAATGCCCATTTTGAACGGAATAGAAACCACAGAAAAACTTAGAACGCAATATCCAAAGATAAAGGTACTCGCGCTTTCAATTGAAGAAGATGAATACACAATACTAAAAATGCTTCGCGCTGGTGCCAAAGGTTATTTAATGAAGGATACCAAAAAAGAAATCCTTAAAGAAGCATTGCAAAAAGTAATGGAAAGTGGTCATTACTATACAAGCACCGTTTCGCAAATACTTATGGAGTCTTTGGAAAAAAACATTCAAACCGAAATAAAAGATAAAGAATTGGAATTCATAAAACTAGCTTGTACAGATATGAGCTATAAAGAAATTGCCGAAGCCATGATCTGTAGTTACAAAACCGTAGAAGGTTACAGGGATTCCCTCTATAAAAAACTCGGGCTAAAAAACAGAATTGGTCTTATGCTTTTTGCGATTCGAAATAATCTATTTACTACTTAAAAAGAGACTAAGGACGAAAGGATGTATGACTTAAGACTAAAAAAATAATTTATACATCTAAAAAATCTTTTGAATCATTAGGCCATCACCTGCCTTACGTCCTGATTCTTTTGGTCATAAGTCATTCTAAAAAAGCTCACTCACTTCTTTTTTTATGTATGCCAAAGCCTTTTGTGAAGGTGTAATTTCTTCCATAAAATTTTGTAAAAGCCACTCTCGCATTTTATCTACATTGCCTTCCTTTTCGTGCATAGCACCTTGTCTAATGATATGAATTGTAGCGTTTTTGGCCGCACTCACCAAATTCCAACATTCTGGAGTAACATATATTTGTTGCGTAAGATTGTGCTCAAACTCCTGCTCAATATTCTTTACTAATAAGTTTTCATAATCGTCTTTTGAGTCTGAAAACGGTTTTACCCGAATCAATAATTTATTCAAATCTATTCGCTCTAAAAGAAGCGTGATGCGTTCATAAGCTTGCAAACGAAGCGGTAATACTTGTTTTTGTGCTTCCTTCTGAATTAAATATCTTCTACGACCTTCTTCATTTGCAGTGTGGCCTTTAAAGAAAAAATATGCTACAAGACCTACCACAATTGCAGGTAATAAATAAGCTACATAACTAATAATTTGGGTTGCTTCTTCCATAGAATTTTTAATAGTGAACAAACTTAAGCTCTTTTTGGTTTATGAACAAAAAAACTCCTCCATATCCCCCTATTTCAAAAGATTTTTACATTTATATCTTATCCTTTGAAATCCCTTTGTTTTAATTCTAAAAGGATTTTTTTGATAAAATCATAATAAAATTTTTAAAAATTCCGAAAATTAGGTAACAAAAGTTGAATCCGGTTGATATAAGCATAGAAGACAATAATTATATGTCTTTTAAAATATTGAAAACACTAAGGAGGAAACTGAAAATCCTATAATAAATAGAGTAGGTAAACTAAATAACTTTATTATGAAAACAATTAGACACACAATTGTAATGTTTTGCTTACTTATGATAGGTCTATCTTATGGGCAAAATGAAATCTGCACTAACTTTGAAAGTGGTTCATTTGATGGATGGCAAAACAGATATTCGACCTCATCAATCAATAGCCCAGCTCTTGACGGCACCAATTATCTCAGGGTAAGAGATGGATCTGGAGGTTCATGGGTTTATAATAGTACTTCCTATCCCAAAGATTGGAAACGGTTTATAGACCATTGCCTGTGCTTTGATTACAAGGTATTTAATGATGGTATTGCGAGTTCTTCAGCTAACATCAATCCAAAAATAGTTTTGTATGACGGTGCTTCCCCGCAAGCTTCAACTGTTTATGCAGTATTTGTGGCTACTAACACGGTTACGGAAAATGACGATTGGGTGCATGTTTGCGCACCTATTTTGCCAAGTGACGGCGTAACTTTGCCAGGAAATGGTGATGGTCAATGGACCAATGTTACGCCTGCTCAGTGGAATGCTTTACTCTCGAATGTAGGCGGAGTTGCATTTGCTATAGATATTGCAGGATCAAGTGCCCAAACTGAAATTATTGGAGTAGATAATATCTGTATTCAAGATTGTAACAATGTAGAACCGCCAAGTAATGAAGGTTCATACTGCTGCGATGGGGAAAACCTTGTGGTAAACGGTAACTTTGAGTTTGGTAATAGCGGCTTTAATAGTAGTTATTCTAACAATCCAGCGGTATATCCTGGCCAATATGATGTTACAAATTCTGCAAGTGCCTTTGGAGCTACTGTAACAGATCATTCTTTCTGTGCAGATCCAATAGCCTACGCAACAAATGATGATTTTATGATTGTAAATGGAAAAACCCAACAATCTGGAAATGCTGTAATTTGGCAGCAAACAATCTCTGGTCTTGAAAGAGGCGCTAGATATAAATTTTGTGCAAACTTCAAAAACATGCCTCAATGTACTTTTGATATTCTTCCGAGAATTAACATGATAGTATCTGGCTCTGGCGCTACCGGCTTTAGTGCTGTATCTGTAAATCCAGCAGATCCATGTGATTGGGATAGTAGAGAGTATAACTTTACGGCTTCCAGCAGTTCAGTATCTTTGAGAATTGTACTTGATCAAACTGGAAACGGAGATGGTAATGATTTAGCAATAGATGATATTGCGGTAACTAAATTGATTGATCCAAATCTTAGTATCACCGTGCAGCACCAAGGTAATCCACAAGAGATAACAGGTTCTATTAATACAATAAGTCCTTCGGATGATTCTTTACACGGATCAGATTGTGAATACTATTGGTTTGTTTCTGAAGTAACAAGCTATCCTCCAATTGTAGTATCAGGACCAGCTTTCGCTTCTGGAAATGCCTCTGGGAATAGCCTTGGTGCCTCTCCGTGGAATTTAACAACTACTTTCCCTGATTATAATTTCAACCAAAATACAATGTATATTGTTGGAATGTACACACCAGAATGTGGCTGTTATGATGAAGGTTTTACTTATCAATTAACCTACAACAATCGTCCAATGGGAGACGATATGACCGAAGAGCAAAAACAGTTAATTATATATTGGATTCTCAATGGTTACAAAGGGCCTGCCAATACCAGTCAAGATGTAGGTTCAAATAATCTATTAATTTACCCTAACCCAGTTGAAAATAGTTTTAATGTTTCATTGATAGGTGATAGCCTGAAAAGTGTAGAGATTTTATCACTAACTGGTCAATCTATCCTGTCCAAAAAATTTAAGGATGGAAAAACTGAAGAAACTTTGGACATCTCTTCGTTTGCAGCGGGTATTTATCTCGTAAAAGCTTACGGATTAGATAATAAACAGTTTACTGCCAAGTTGGTTAAAAAGTAGAATTTTTTATAATATCTGAAATTATTAGGCTCTTCAAATTTCTTGAAGAGCCTAATTTTTTTCAGAAAAGGTATTATAATTTTAAGAGGAAATATTATAAGAAGAATATCTTCTCAATATTTGATAAAGAGATAAAATTAACGTTCTTACAATTAAAATTTCCGAATTGAAAGTTGAAACTATTTATTGTAAATATTCTGGAACGAGGGCACGCAATAAACTGCGAGCTGACTGAAAACTGAGACTAAATACTGAACACTAATTAATACCTCACCTTATTCTCCTTCTTCATTGCTTTAACTTCCTTTTTAGCCTCTTTCTCGTGAAAGTTTCCACCTAAATGCTCACAGTGCAATAATGCTTTCATGCTTTCAAAAGGAACTTCGTGTTTATGATACATAAAAGATTCCGCCAAGGTTTTGATTAGGTTTTTATCGCCCACCGTTAAATCTACATCGTCCATCGTAAACTGGCATGGATGTTCATAACCACATGCGTGTGTCATTTCTAACAATTCTTTTCTAAAGTTTTTAAAGTAAAAATGTGCTCTAACAGATTTATCCTGAATATCTATTCCTCTTTGGAGCCATTTACTTTGTGTTGCAACACCACTAGGGCAACGGTTGGTATGACATAATTGTGCTTGTATACAACCAATGCTCATCATTGCTTCGCGCGCAACATTCACCAAATCTGCGCCCATAGAAAATGCCATTGCAGCTTTTGCAGGAAAACCTAATTTTCCACTACCAATAAAAACAATTTGATCGCAGATGTCGTGTTTTTTAAAGATTTTATAAACCGCTGCAAAACCGAAAAGCCAAGGCAATGAAACGTGGTCTGCAAAACTTGGAGGGGATGCTCCAGTTCCACCTTCACCACCATCTATAGTAACAAAGTCAGGACCTTTACCGGTTTCCTTCATTATTTTGGCCAACTGTTCCCATTCACCCAAACGACCAACAGCAGATTTAATTCCAACAGGAAGTCCAGTTGCTTCAGCAATACTTTCTACAAATTCAACCATACCTTTAACGCCTTCAAAAGCAGAATGGTTTGGTGGTGAAAGCACATCTTGGCCCAAAGGTACGTGGCGAATTTCAGCAATTTCAGATGTAATTTTAGCTCCTGGAAGAACTCCTCCTTTTCCTGGTTTAGCACCTTGCGAAAGCTTCACTTCAATTGCGCGTACTTGTGGATTGTCTTTAACAAGCTGCACGATTTTCTCCATTGAAAAATTTCCGTGTTCATCGCGAACTCCGAAATATCCAGTTCCAAAGTGAAAAACAACATCAGCACCAGTTTTATGATAGGGTGAAAGCCCGCCCTCACCTGTATTATGGTAGCAATAAGCAAGCCCGCAACCTTTGTTCAAAGATTCCACAGCTCTTGCAGAAAGCGACCCGAAACTCATTGCCGAGACATTTATAACGGAAGTGGGACGATACGGACGACGACGTTTGTGAAAATCGCCCATCAATTTTGCACAAGGCAAGAAATAAGGATTTTTATAATTTGGATTATCCTTTTCTACTTTAAAAGGAAGCATCGCATTATTTATGAAAATATAGTTAGGTTCATAAATATCGCGGTCTGTTCCAAAACCTTCATAATTGTTTTCGTTCTTAGCGGATGCATATATCCAACCTCGCTCAATTCGATTAAAAGGAAGCTCTTCACGGTTGTTGGCTACAATATATTGCCTTATTTCTGGCCCAATACTTTCCAACATATACCGAATGTGACCAACAATAGGAAAGTTATGGCTAACGGCGTGATGCTTGTTGAAAAAGATGTCGCGAATGGCAACAAGTAATAGAAAAATGAGGATCCAGGCCCACCAAGGGATTGCTGAAATAAAGTTTATAATTCCATCCATAATGTGTAGGCGCGCGATTCATCACGCGCATTTTTTTAATGTTTAAGAATTGAATTTAAGTTAGATATTATCTATCCATTATTCAACATCAGACTTTAAAGATATTTATTTTCAGTCAATCAAAAATGAAAAGATGTTTATAATTTGCCAAAAATCTATTTAAATATTCCTTTCATAATAACTATTTTCACAGCTTGAAGAAAATGAAGTTTTGGAAACATATTTAGAACAACTTAACGATGCTCAGCGTGCACCAGTGCTGCAAAAAGATGGCGCGATGATAGTTATAGCTGGAGCTGGTTCGGGCAAGACACGCGTGCTTACATTTCGTATTGCATACTTAATGTCGCAAGGTGTTGACCCATTTAATATTTTGTCGCTGACCTTTACCAACAAGGCGGCACGTGAAATGAAAAACCGTATTTCAAAGATTGTAGGTTCTAGTGAAGCCAAAAATCTTTGGATGGGAACTTTCCACAGTATTTTTGCGAAAATCCTTCGGTTTGAAGCTGATAAGTTGGGCTATCCTTCAAATTTTACAATTTATGATACTCAAGATTCCCAAAGTGTGATACGTGCAGTCATCAAGGAAATGCACTTAGACAAAGATGTATATAAATACAAGCAGGTTTATTCGCGGATTTCTTCCTATAAAAATAGCTTGATTACCGTAAAGGCATATTTCAGCAATTCAGATTTAATGGAAGCCGATGCAATGGCAAAAATGCCACGTTTGGGCGATATTTATAAATCTTACGTTGACAAATGCTTCAAAGCTGGGGCTATGGATTTTGATGATTTACTTTTGAAAACCAACGAACTTTTAACTCGTTTTCCAGAAGTCTTAGCAAAATATCAAAACCGTTTCCGCTACATTTTGGTGGACGAGTACCAAGATACAAATCACAGTCAGTATTTGATAGTAAGAGCACTTTCAGATAAGTTTCAAAATATATGTGTTGTAGGCGATGATGCGCAGAGTATCTATGCTTTCCGAGGCGCGAACATCAACAATATCCTGAATTTTCAGAAGGATTATGATGAAGTAAAAGTATTTCGATTGGAACAGAATTACCGTTCCACAAAAAACATCGTAAATGCCGCAAACAATATTATTGAAAAGAATAAAACCAGACTCGAAAAAGTAGTTTGGACGGCGAATGACGAAGGCGCTAAAATTCTCGTAAACCGAACAATGACTGATGGTGACGAAGGTCGTTTTGTTGCGAGTTCCATTTTTGAAAACAAAATGAACCATCAAATGAAAGATGGTGATTTTGCAATTTTATATAGAACAAACGCCCAAAGTCGTGCAATGGAAGATGCCCTTCGGAAGAAAGACATTCCATACAGAATTTACGGCGGACTCAGTTTTTATCAACGAAAGGAAATAAAGGATGTCCTGTCTTATTTACGATTGGTTTTAAACCCGAAAGACGAAGAAGCCCTTAAACGCGTAATCAATTATCCCGCACGTGGAATTGGAGGAACTACAATTGATAAATTGATTGTTGCTGCAAATCATTACAATCGTTCAATTTTTGAAGTGATGAAAAACATAGATAAAATTGATTTGAAGATAAATTCTGGAACCAAAACCAAGTTACAGGATTTCGTGACGATGATTGAAAGTTTTCAGGTTTTGAATCAAAATTATGATGCTTTTACAATTACTGAGCACGTTTCCAAAAAAACTGGTTTACTTCAAGAACTGAAGAAAGACGGCACGCCAGAAGGAATCGCTCGCATTGAAAATATTGAGGAATTATTAAACGGAATGCGCGATTTTGTTGAAGAACAAAAAGAAATCGCCGATGCCACAGGCTCGCTTTCAGAATTTATGGAAGATGTTGCCCTCGCCACAGATGCAGACAGTGATAAAGGCGATAGCGACCGTGTAGCACTGATGACCGTCCATTTGGCGAAAGGTTTGGAATTTCCGTACGTTTATATCGTTGGGATGGAAGAAGATCTTTTCCCAAGCGGGATGAGTATGAATACCCGCAGCGAACTTGAAGAAGAACGAAGACTTTTCTACGTTGCCGTAACTCGTGCCGAAAAGCAAGCCTATTTAACTTACACCCAATCCCGCTATCGTTGGGGAAAATTGATAGATGCCGAACCCAGCCGTTTTATTGAAGAAATTGATGAGAGTTTTTTGGAGTATTTAACGCCAATCACTGAAAATCGTTACAAACCATTACTTGATGCGGACATTTTTGACGATGTGGACCACAGCAAACTCAGATTGAAAAAACCAGTTTCAAGCAAAGCGCCGATGGGACCGACGGAAGATCAGCTTCGGAAACTGCGAAGATTAAAACCCGTAACTAGTGACACCGACAAAAATTTCAATGCCGAAGATGCAAATCTAAATGTTGGAACAATAGTGGAACACGTTCGTTTCGGAAAAGGAAAAATTAAAAGTATAGAAGGCCTAGGCGCAGACACAAAAGCTGAAATAGATTTCGAAAATGGTGGTTTAAAGAAATTACTGCTTCGTTTCGCGAAGCTAAAGGTTGTTAATTCGTGATCCGTTAATTCGGGATTCGTTACATCCAATTAACAAATCCCGAATTAACGGATCACGATTCAGTTCACTCCCAAATAAGTATCAACAAAAGCACTCAATTGCGCTTTTACATCTTCAATATCATTTGGAGCCCAATCTCCGTGACCACCATTGTAAACCGTGAAATTATGGTCTATTCCCGCATTGTTTAACTTTGAGTTTAGCGTAGTTGCATTGGAAAGCGGCACCAATGGATCCGCATTTCCGTAGAAAAGTAGGGTAGGACTGCTAGCATTTGAAACTCGAAATGCAGGGCTCAAAACAGTTGCATAATCTGTTCCAGTAGGGTAAGCACTCTCATCAACCAAAGCCGCCATATAAGCTGGAAACGCAGGATTTTCACTATAAAATGGATCCGTAAAATCTGAAGGTCCCACAATATCACCCACCATTTTTACTTGGTCGTCTGGATCATAGGCATAATCATACATTAAAGAAATATGTGCGCCAGCACTCACGCCAATTAGTCCAAATTGTGGTAAAATGTTTAATTCATTTTTTTCAGTAGTCAGTTTGTTTATTACCGCATCCAAATTTAAAAATTGGTTAGGGAATGCAGGGGTATTTGCATCAGCTAAAACATAGTTGATGTTAACTATTGCGTGGTTCGGGTGTCTCAGTTTTATATAAGGAATAAAAAATTCCATTTCCGCTTTGTCGCCTTCAACCCAACCACCACCGTGAACCAAGACGATAACCTTCGTTTTTTCAGTGGATCGATCTGCGGGTAAATAAAGATCGTATTTTTGTTGCGCATTACTTCCGTAGGAAACATTCATAAATGTTTCAGCCATTAAAATTTGTTCATTGATAGAATCGCTGTCTTTTGAACAGGAAACGAAAGAAAATTGAATTCCGAAGAAAAGAACAATTACGAGGATTTTTTTCATAAAAAAGATTTGTTGTTACCCATAACGATGAAAAACTATTTTTATGTTATAACAATTTGTGTGAAGTTGTTAATTTCTATAAATTCATTTATATTTAAAACAAAAAGAGTGCGATGGCTGAATTCATAAAAATTTACGAAGAAAACCCGAATCCGAAAGAAATTAAACGTGTAGTAAAAATCCTTCGCGATGGCGGCGTCATAATTTATCCAAGCGATACCGTTTATGCCTTGGGTTGCGATATAAAAAGTAATCGAGCAATGGAACGGGTTGCGCAACTTCGGGGCGTAAAACTTGAAAAGGCTAATTTCTCTTTTGTTTGTGAAGATTTAAGCAATTTAAGCGATTATGTAAAGCAAATTGATACACCTACTTTTAAATTATTAAAACGAAATTTGCCAGGACCTTATACCTTTATCCTTCCAGGAAACAACAATCTTCCCTCCGTATTTAAGAAAAAAAAGGAAGTGGGAATTCGGGTTCCAGATAACTCCATAACACGTGCCATTGTTCAGGAATTGGGCAATCCCATTATTTCAACTTCTATAAAAGATGAAGATGAAGTGATAGAGTACACCACAGATCCAGAACTTATTTTGGAGAAATGGGACAACTTAGTGGATCTTGTAATTGACGGTGGTTATGGTGGAAATATACCTTCAACGGTAATTGATCTTACTGGTGATGAACCAATTGTAGTAAGAGAAGGGAAGGGGAGCTTGGAGCTTTAATTTTTAGGAATTTGTTTTTTGTGAAATTCAGAAAGTAAAAATCTTGTTTGAGAATTCATCTTTTTTCTGAAGAATGCTGTCCAACCCACCAAAAATCCTTTGAATCCTATTGCTTGTTTAGACCATTTGTAAAGGCTGAATTTATCAATATGGTTAATGATTTTTCCATCTTTAAATTTGAAAGTAGCATTAATCACGTTATGAATCTTTCTACCTGTTTTGGAAAAAGTGTAGTAAGCTTCCCAACGCGCTTTTCCGGCTTCGGGAGTATATTCTATTTTTGAAGTAATAACTTTAAAATCCTTTCCTTGCTGGGTTTCGCAAAGCATGCGCCACATGTTTTTAGCTTCTTCACCTTTTAAAACTCCGAAAGCGGGATCTTCAAAAGTAACATCGTCGTGGTACCATTCTAACATTCGCTCTGCATCCAAGTCTGCAAAGGCTTCGTAGAAATTTTCGATGATATTAATTTCTTCTTTTTCGATGATTTTAGTGTTTTCGAATTATTTCTTCAGTAAATGTTTTAATCCACGATACAGATTTTGTTCCAAAATATCCATTTCGCCATCTGCTAAAAATAACTTTTTTATGCTTTGGAAAGCTTCGTCTATTTCTTCCTTGGAATATTCAAATCTTTCGATAGCGGCATTTATTTTTTGAATTTGTTGATAGTCATTATCCTCATCAAATTCCTTACGAATTTTACGGTATTTTTCTTCTCCTACTCTAGATTTTATATATTCTTTTTCTTCGTGAGAAACATTAAAATCTGCGTGGGCGCAATATAATAACATATAACCTTTTAATTCTTCGTGGCTCCAATTGGTGGTGAATTCTTCCATTTTACTAAAATTTTGGGTTGGTTTAATCGCTATACAAGATACAAAAAGCTTGGTGATAACCTTATAAATTGTGAAAACAAAAAACCCGGCCTTGTGGGGCCGGGTTTAAGAATTATAAGCTTTCAGAAATTA comes from Aequorivita sublithincola DSM 14238 and encodes:
- a CDS encoding alpha/beta hydrolase, encoding MKKILVIVLFFGIQFSFVSCSKDSDSINEQILMAETFMNVSYGSNAQQKYDLYLPADRSTEKTKVIVLVHGGGWVEGDKAEMEFFIPYIKLRHPNHAIVNINYVLADANTPAFPNQFLNLDAVINKLTTEKNELNILPQFGLIGVSAGAHISLMYDYAYDPDDQVKMVGDIVGPSDFTDPFYSENPAFPAYMAALVDESAYPTGTDYATVLSPAFRVSNASSPTLLFYGNADPLVPLSNATTLNSKLNNAGIDHNFTVYNGGHGDWAPNDIEDVKAQLSAFVDTYLGVN
- a CDS encoding ATP-dependent helicase — protein: METYLEQLNDAQRAPVLQKDGAMIVIAGAGSGKTRVLTFRIAYLMSQGVDPFNILSLTFTNKAAREMKNRISKIVGSSEAKNLWMGTFHSIFAKILRFEADKLGYPSNFTIYDTQDSQSVIRAVIKEMHLDKDVYKYKQVYSRISSYKNSLITVKAYFSNSDLMEADAMAKMPRLGDIYKSYVDKCFKAGAMDFDDLLLKTNELLTRFPEVLAKYQNRFRYILVDEYQDTNHSQYLIVRALSDKFQNICVVGDDAQSIYAFRGANINNILNFQKDYDEVKVFRLEQNYRSTKNIVNAANNIIEKNKTRLEKVVWTANDEGAKILVNRTMTDGDEGRFVASSIFENKMNHQMKDGDFAILYRTNAQSRAMEDALRKKDIPYRIYGGLSFYQRKEIKDVLSYLRLVLNPKDEEALKRVINYPARGIGGTTIDKLIVAANHYNRSIFEVMKNIDKIDLKINSGTKTKLQDFVTMIESFQVLNQNYDAFTITEHVSKKTGLLQELKKDGTPEGIARIENIEELLNGMRDFVEEQKEIADATGSLSEFMEDVALATDADSDKGDSDRVALMTVHLAKGLEFPYVYIVGMEEDLFPSGMSMNTRSELEEERRLFYVAVTRAEKQAYLTYTQSRYRWGKLIDAEPSRFIEEIDESFLEYLTPITENRYKPLLDADIFDDVDHSKLRLKKPVSSKAPMGPTEDQLRKLRRLKPVTSDTDKNFNAEDANLNVGTIVEHVRFGKGKIKSIEGLGADTKAEIDFENGGLKKLLLRFAKLKVVNS
- a CDS encoding nuclear transport factor 2 family protein — protein: MIEKEEINIIENFYEAFADLDAERMLEWYHDDVTFEDPAFGVLKGEEAKNMWRMLCETQQGKDFKVITSKIEYTPEAGKARWEAYYTFSKTGRKIHNVINATFKFKDGKIINHIDKFSLYKWSKQAIGFKGFLVGWTAFFRKKMNSQTRFLLSEFHKKQIPKN
- a CDS encoding L-threonylcarbamoyladenylate synthase codes for the protein MAEFIKIYEENPNPKEIKRVVKILRDGGVIIYPSDTVYALGCDIKSNRAMERVAQLRGVKLEKANFSFVCEDLSNLSDYVKQIDTPTFKLLKRNLPGPYTFILPGNNNLPSVFKKKKEVGIRVPDNSITRAIVQELGNPIISTSIKDEDEVIEYTTDPELILEKWDNLVDLVIDGGYGGNIPSTVIDLTGDEPIVVREGKGSLEL